The following nucleotide sequence is from Ferruginibacter lapsinanis.
GACTTTTATCTGCGAATTCTTTTATCTCCTCTTTCATGGCTTGTAAATAATCGATATCATCGAAGCCATTGGTTAAATTATGTTTCTTATAGGTGTTGATCGCAAAACCTTCACTTTCGCCTGTTGCAACGATCGTAACTTTTTGCGCAGGTAAATCAACTTCAATTTCTGCTTTTGGATCAGCTTCAATTGCTCTGAAAATTTTATCTAAAAATTCAGGACTAACTGTTACCGGTAAAATACCAATGTTCAATGAGTTCCCTTTGAAGATATCTGCAAAGAAGCTTGATATTACACAACGGAAACCATAGTCATAAATAGCCCATGCAGCATGCTCACGGCTGCTACCGCTACCAAAGTTTTTACCACCTACTAAAATTTTACCGGAGTAGATAGGGTTGTTCAACACGAAATCTTTTTTCGGCGTATCGTCACCGTTATAACGCCAGTCTCTGAAAAGATTATCACCAAAACCTTCACGTTTGGTAGCTTTTAAAAATCTTGCAGGAATAATTTGATCTGTATCTACGTTCTCAATTGGTAAAGGAACTGCTGTTGAGCGTAGTACTGTGAATTTATCGTAAGCCATAATTTTGCTTTTGGCTGCAGCTTTTGGCTACAGCGTGTTTACATTTTATTGTTAATGTCTTTTAATATTTTTTGTCTTAAGGCAAAGAGTAATTTTTTTATTGAAATTATTTTGCTGTTCAAGGTTAAATATTTCTCTTCACTAATATATTTCAAGTCTTTACTTAATTCTAATTGATAATCTACTTCCGTTGCTGAACCTAATGCTATATCAATAAATCTTGTAAAATCTTTTTCACTTGTTTTTGATGACCCTTCAGCAAAATTTGTTGGTATTGAAGCACTTGACCTTCTGATCTGTGACGTCAATCCGAATTTTTCTTCGTTTGGAAAGTCTTTCGTTAACAAATAAATTTCCAAAACCAACTTATGACTTAGTTGCCATGCTTCGTACTTTCTGAAGTCTCTCATCTTTTTGACTGAGGTCTTTCTTTAGTGGCTTCGGTTTGATTAATTTTATTATTTTCTTTAATTAGTATTCTCTTCTAGCCGCAGCCGTTTGCCGAAGCCAAAGCCTTACACAAGCAACTCCCTCGGATCAGTTACAACACCAGTTACAGCAGCTGCAGCAGCCACATAAGGGCTAGCCAACAATGTGCGGCTATTAGGGCCTTGACGACCTTCGAAATTTCTGTTGCTGGTGCTCACCGCATATTTTCCGGCAGGAACCTTATCATCGTTCATCGCCAAACAAGCTGAACAACCTGGTTGACGTAATTCAAAACCAGCTGCATTCAAAATATCTAAAATGCCTTCTTCTTTAATTTGAGATTCCACAACATGAGAACCAGGAACCAACCATGCAGTGATGTTATCTGCTTTTTTTCTTCCTTTTACGATTGATGCAAAAGCTCTGAAATCTTCAATGCGTCCGTTGGTACAACTTCCCAAGAAAACGTAATCGATTTTTTTACCAAGGATAGATTCATCTTCATGAAAACCCATGTACTCCAACGATTTTTTGTAAGAAGCAGCACCATCCTGTACATCAGCAGCCATTGGAATATGTTTGCTGATACCCGTTCCTAAACCTGGGTTAGTACCGTAAGTAATTTGCGGTTCAATATCTGCAGCATTATAGGTTAATTCGTAATCAAATGTTGCATCAGCATCTGTTTTCAAAGTTTTCCAATAAGCTAAAGCTTTATCCCATGCTTCACCTTTTGGTGCAAGATCTTTTCCTTTTAAATAATTGAAAGTGGTTTCGTCAGGAGCGATCATACCGCCACGGGCACCCATTTCAATTGATAAATTACAAACAGTCATTCTTCCTTCCATGCTCATTTTCTCAAAAACCTCTCCGGCAAATTCGATGAAATAACCGGTAGCCCCACTTGCACTGATCTGAGATAATATATATAAAGGAACATCTTTTGGTAAAACACCTTTTCCTAAACTACCGTTGATGGTTATACGCATTTTTTTAGGTTTCGGCTGCATAATACATTGAGAAGACAATACCATCTCAACTTCTGAAGTACCTATACCAAAAGCGATACAACCAAATGCACCATGAGTAGAAGTGTGTGAGTCACCACAAACGATGGTCATACCCGGAAGAGTGATACCGTTTTCAGGTCCAACTACGTGTACAATACCGTTTTTAGGATTTCCTAAGCCCCAATGTGAGATGCCATATTTAGCAGAATTTTTTTCCAAAGCATTCAACTGATTGGCAGATAACGGGTCTTTTACCGGTAAATGCTGGTTGATTGTCGGAGTATTATGATCAGCAGTTGCGAATGTACGCTCAGGGAACATTACACCAAGGCCTCTGCTTTCCAATCCAACAAAAGCCACCGGACTTGTTACTTCATGAATAAAATGGCGGTCGATCAGAAATACATCCGGACCATCTTCAATTTTGCGGACAACGTGGGCATCCCAAACTTTGTCGAATAAAGTACTACTCATAATTTTTGTATTAGGGGTGTCAAATTTAGCGATTAAACCAGCAATTACATAATATCAATCGCCAATTAGAGCACAAATATATTTTAATTCCTAAATTTGTAAAACCGTATTTTTCTATCGTTATCATTGATAAAACCGATTGATCATGGAGCTTCGACAACTTAGATATTTTATCCGTTCAGCAGAACTGCTCAATTTTACTGAGGCTGCAGGTACATTGTATATCAGTCAGAGTACTTTATCGCAGCAGATCAAGCAGTTAGAGGACGAATTGGGGATTCCCTTATTTGACAGGATCGGGAAACGGGTACATTTAACTGAAGCAGGTAATTTATTTTTGCCCTATGCCCGACAATCATTGGTGGATGCAGAAAGCGGTAGGTTCGTAATTGATGATTTGAAAGGATTAAAAATAGGCGAACTTAGAATAGGTGTTACATACGGGTTATCAGCAGTACTAACCCCAGTGTTGTTGCAGTTTTCCGAACTATATCCCGACATTAAGATCATCGTTGAATTTGGTACTTCAGAAGATATGCTGGATAAATTGAAGTCAACAAAAGTTGACTTTCTTCTTTCTTTTCTTGAATTGCAGGATAATGAAAAATTTATTTCTCAACGATTATATGATTCGCCTTTGGCATTAGCGGTACATCCGTCCAATATTCTATCAAAGAAAGCCTCTATCAACATAAAAGACCTAAAGGACATTCCGTTGGTACTTCCTTCCACGGGTTTTCATACCCGACATTTTCTCAATGAAGCTTTGGCGAAAAACAATATTCAGCCAAATATAAAAATGGAATTAAATGATATTAATGTATTGCTCCAATTGGTTGAAACAGGTAACTGGTGCACTGTCATGACTGTTGCTGCTGTAAAAGGCAGGCACACATTGAAGGCCATTCCTGTTAAAGGTTTGAATATTGTAAGCCAGGCTTCTATTACTTGGCCGAAAGAGAGCTATCGAAAAAAAGCAGCGTTGGTGTTTACGGAGATGATCAAAAAGCAGATGAAATAATTTAATATAATATTTTTTTGTACAGTATAAGATATTAATTATCTTGAAATATAATCTAATATCTTAAAATTTCATGAAACTAGTATACTTTACATTTTTACTTTCCATCTTCATAAGTCCATTTAAGTTAATTGGTCAAACTCCCAATTATATCAATCTCGATACTTCTAATTGCAAATTCCATAGTAGAAAAGTAAATCCAAGAATAGAGAAAGATTTTAAAGCATTGAAAAGTGCTGAAAAATATATTATTTCAATTGTAGGTAGGTCGGTTGCGAAAAACATTTGGTTTGACTGTTCACTTTCTACTAAAGTAATAATTCCACGATATTCTTCTAAACCAAAAGAATACAGAGGATTAGGTGTAGATACCTGTTATGAACTTTATTACTATGTTTTAGACAAGAAGAGAGTAATTGGAAATTTCGACTTATCAATTGATAGTTCTGGAGGTTTAGTAAGAAGTGAGTTTGGTTGTCCAATAGGTACTCGTCCAGCATTAATCAGAGGATTTAAAAAACATTTTGAGGGGAATTTAAAATTTAGTTTGGATATGGCTATAAAATTAGGTAGACAAAAAGGATTTGAATTTGAGCCAACTCTCGAATGTCAATTAGAAAGTATATTTAGCTCATCAAAACAAACTAAAGAATATGTTGGGATTCAATATTATTGGAGATTTTTTGAAGTCAAAAATGGAGGCGATATAGGAATTTTAGAAATAGATGCACAGAATGGAGAAATTATTAAAGAGGAGTATAGCCCGAGAATGCCTCAATAAATATAATTGAGTGTATCTAATAGTTTTTTAATCTGGCAAAGGCCCATAGGGCCAATATTTTGGTAGAAGAAGTTTTGTAAAATCTTATTGAGCCCCGAAGGGGCGACATTTTAATCAATCCTGTTATGGCTAATACATATTCGCAAGTTTTTATTCACGCTGTTTTTTCTGTAAAAGGTAGAGAAAATTTAATTGCATGTAATTGGCGAGATGATTTACATAAATATATTTCGGGCATTATCACAGGCAATGGTGCTAAGTCTTTAGCTGTAGGTGGTTGGATAGATCATGTACATATTTTTTTCGGCTTGCCGATGACAACAACCATTGCTGATTTTATGAGTATTGTAAAAGCAAATAGTAGTAAATGGATTAATGAAAAGCAGTTTGTAAAAGGAAAATTTCAATGGCAATCTGGTTATGGTGCATTTTCACATTCAAAAAGTCAAAGAGATGTAGTTATAAATTACATTATGACTCAAGAAGAACATCATAAAGTCAAAACATTTAGCGACGAATACATAAAAATGTTAAACGATTTTGAAGTAGAATACAACGATAAATATATCTTTGAGTTTTATGATTAACATTAGAGGGGGTTTAAAAATGTCGCTCCTACAGAGCTTAGAATCATGTTAAATATTTCTACCAAATTATCGGCCATACTGGCCTTGGCAACTTAAATATTTGTATTTCTAAAATTATATACTGTCAAAAATATTCATGTAGCATAAAATTATTATCTTACAATAACCTTCCTATGATTGATTGTTAGGCTTTTTAATAACATCATCATGAAGCGACTTAATATACCCATTTGGAAAACAGCGCCGTTCCTGCGTCTGCTGTTACCATTCATTGCAGGAATATTATTAGAATGGTATCTGCAAATTCCATTGACTATCATTTGTATCAGCATTGTTTGTTTTACCACAGCTTATTTATTGTTTTATTTTTTGCCAATTGGGGTAAGATTTAAACTTCAATCATTGCAGGGCTTATTGCTTAATCTGATATTGATAAATTTTGGATTATTTATCACCTGGCAAAAAGATATACGGCATACCAATAATTGGTATGGACAAAATTATCATGACAGTGATTATTTGGTAGTGTGTATCAATGAACCGATTGTAGAAAAAACAAAATCGTATAAGGCAGATGGTTATATAGAATCTATGATCAGAAACGATTCTGTTATAAAAGGCAAAGGAAAATTGCTTTTATATTTTTCGAAAGACTCTTCAGTAAAACAATTACACTATGGCGACAAAATTCTGATTAGTAAAAATTTACAAGCGATAAAAAACTCAGGTAACCCTGGTGCATTCAATTATGAACGGTATGCTGCCTTTCAACAAACTTTTCACAATGTATTTTTAAAAGATAAAGATTGGGTTAAATTGAAAGAGACAAAGGTGAATTGGTTTAATCAATTTATTTTTTCGGCAACAGATAAAATTTTAGCAACGCTTGAGAAAACTGTTGGTGCTAATACCAATGAATTAGGAATAGCCGAAGCCTTGTTGATTGGTTATACAAATGATCTTGATAAGGATCTGGTGCAGGCTTACAGCAATACAGGCGTAGTGCATATCATTGCAATATCCGGGATGCACCTCGGTTTGATATATGTTATGCTGGTATGGATCTTTGCAAGAACACCACTAATAAAAAAATCGAAAATCACTCAGGTTGTATTGATGTTATCCTGTTTGTGGTTGTTCTCAATTCTTACAGGAGGTTCAGCATCTGTTTTACGCTCTGCAGTAATGTTTAGTTTTATTACTGTTGGAAAAACATTTTTCAGACAAGCATCTATTTATAATTCATTAGCGGCGTCAGCATTTGTAATGCTATGTTACAATCCATATTATTTGTGGGATGTAGGTTTTCAGTTATCTTACTTAGCAGTAGTTGGAATTATTGTTTTTCAAAAACCTATTTATAATTTATTCTATGTAAAAAATAAATGGATAGATAAAGTTTGGCAATTGGCTGCAGTTTCATTGGCAGCACAAATATTGACTTTCCCAATTTGCATTTATTATTTTCATCAGTTTCCGAATTTGTTTTTGATCACTAATATTATTGCAGTGCCTTTATCTACTATAATATTATTTACAGAAATAGGATTGGTCGCTTTAGCATGGATTCCATTTGTTGGAATATATTTAGGAAAGGCAGTTGCATGGCTTGTTTGGTTGATGAATAAAATTATTCTTTCAGTTAATGATATACCTTTTGCCGTATGGGATAGAATCCCTGCAACTGTATTCACTACGTGGTCGTTATATATAGTGGTTATTTGTTTAGCTGTATGGTTACTAAATAAGAATAAACAATTATTAGAAATCTCCTTGTTTTGTTTGCTGACTTTTACAATTGCACAGGTGTATGGGAAATGGCAAATTGCTAACCAACACAAATTAATTGTATATAATGTACCACAACATCAGGCAATAGATTTTGTTGAAGGTAATAATTATCAATTTGTAGGAGATTCTGCTTTGTTAGCTGACGGAATGCTGCAAAATTTTCATTTAAAACCCGGCAGAATACAAATGCAGTTGAATAAGCAAGTTGATTCTGTAAAAAATATTTTCACTGCTCAGGATTTGTTCTATCAATTTGGTAATAAAAAGATTTTATTGATCGATAAATCGATTTCTTTTGAAGTGCCACAAGAAAAAATTAATGTTGATATAATAATTATTTCAAAAAGTCCAAAGCTCTACATTCCACAACTGACCAATGTTTTCAATTGTAAGCAAATTATTTTTGATGCGTCGAACAGTTTGTGGAAAATTGAAAAATGGAAAAAAGATTGTGAAAGATTACATTTGCAAAATTATTCAGTTCCTCAACAAGGAGCGTTCATTTTG
It contains:
- the leuD gene encoding 3-isopropylmalate dehydratase small subunit, whose protein sequence is MAYDKFTVLRSTAVPLPIENVDTDQIIPARFLKATKREGFGDNLFRDWRYNGDDTPKKDFVLNNPIYSGKILVGGKNFGSGSSREHAAWAIYDYGFRCVISSFFADIFKGNSLNIGILPVTVSPEFLDKIFRAIEADPKAEIEVDLPAQKVTIVATGESEGFAINTYKKHNLTNGFDDIDYLQAMKEEIKEFADKSLY
- a CDS encoding four helix bundle protein; amino-acid sequence: MRDFRKYEAWQLSHKLVLEIYLLTKDFPNEEKFGLTSQIRRSSASIPTNFAEGSSKTSEKDFTRFIDIALGSATEVDYQLELSKDLKYISEEKYLTLNSKIISIKKLLFALRQKILKDINNKM
- the leuC gene encoding 3-isopropylmalate dehydratase large subunit: MSSTLFDKVWDAHVVRKIEDGPDVFLIDRHFIHEVTSPVAFVGLESRGLGVMFPERTFATADHNTPTINQHLPVKDPLSANQLNALEKNSAKYGISHWGLGNPKNGIVHVVGPENGITLPGMTIVCGDSHTSTHGAFGCIAFGIGTSEVEMVLSSQCIMQPKPKKMRITINGSLGKGVLPKDVPLYILSQISASGATGYFIEFAGEVFEKMSMEGRMTVCNLSIEMGARGGMIAPDETTFNYLKGKDLAPKGEAWDKALAYWKTLKTDADATFDYELTYNAADIEPQITYGTNPGLGTGISKHIPMAADVQDGAASYKKSLEYMGFHEDESILGKKIDYVFLGSCTNGRIEDFRAFASIVKGRKKADNITAWLVPGSHVVESQIKEEGILDILNAAGFELRQPGCSACLAMNDDKVPAGKYAVSTSNRNFEGRQGPNSRTLLASPYVAAAAAVTGVVTDPRELLV
- a CDS encoding LysR substrate-binding domain-containing protein; this translates as MELRQLRYFIRSAELLNFTEAAGTLYISQSTLSQQIKQLEDELGIPLFDRIGKRVHLTEAGNLFLPYARQSLVDAESGRFVIDDLKGLKIGELRIGVTYGLSAVLTPVLLQFSELYPDIKIIVEFGTSEDMLDKLKSTKVDFLLSFLELQDNEKFISQRLYDSPLALAVHPSNILSKKASINIKDLKDIPLVLPSTGFHTRHFLNEALAKNNIQPNIKMELNDINVLLQLVETGNWCTVMTVAAVKGRHTLKAIPVKGLNIVSQASITWPKESYRKKAALVFTEMIKKQMK
- the tnpA gene encoding IS200/IS605 family transposase, which encodes MANTYSQVFIHAVFSVKGRENLIACNWRDDLHKYISGIITGNGAKSLAVGGWIDHVHIFFGLPMTTTIADFMSIVKANSSKWINEKQFVKGKFQWQSGYGAFSHSKSQRDVVINYIMTQEEHHKVKTFSDEYIKMLNDFEVEYNDKYIFEFYD
- a CDS encoding ComEC/Rec2 family competence protein, translating into MKRLNIPIWKTAPFLRLLLPFIAGILLEWYLQIPLTIICISIVCFTTAYLLFYFLPIGVRFKLQSLQGLLLNLILINFGLFITWQKDIRHTNNWYGQNYHDSDYLVVCINEPIVEKTKSYKADGYIESMIRNDSVIKGKGKLLLYFSKDSSVKQLHYGDKILISKNLQAIKNSGNPGAFNYERYAAFQQTFHNVFLKDKDWVKLKETKVNWFNQFIFSATDKILATLEKTVGANTNELGIAEALLIGYTNDLDKDLVQAYSNTGVVHIIAISGMHLGLIYVMLVWIFARTPLIKKSKITQVVLMLSCLWLFSILTGGSASVLRSAVMFSFITVGKTFFRQASIYNSLAASAFVMLCYNPYYLWDVGFQLSYLAVVGIIVFQKPIYNLFYVKNKWIDKVWQLAAVSLAAQILTFPICIYYFHQFPNLFLITNIIAVPLSTIILFTEIGLVALAWIPFVGIYLGKAVAWLVWLMNKIILSVNDIPFAVWDRIPATVFTTWSLYIVVICLAVWLLNKNKQLLEISLFCLLTFTIAQVYGKWQIANQHKLIVYNVPQHQAIDFVEGNNYQFVGDSALLADGMLQNFHLKPGRIQMQLNKQVDSVKNIFTAQDLFYQFGNKKILLIDKSISFEVPQEKINVDIIIISKSPKLYIPQLTNVFNCKQIIFDASNSLWKIEKWKKDCERLHLQNYSVPQQGAFILEL